The proteins below come from a single Serratia fonticola genomic window:
- a CDS encoding DNA-directed RNA polymerase subunit alpha, whose translation MQGSVTEFLKPRLVDIEQVSSTHAKVTLEPLERGFGHTLGNALRRILLSSMPGCAVTEVEIDGVLHEYSTKEGVQEDILEILLNLKGLAVRVQGKDEVILTLNKSGIGPVTAADITHDGDVEIVKPQHVICHLTDENAAISMRIKVQRGRGYVPASARIHSEEDERPIGRLLVDACYSPVERIAYNVEAARVEQRTDLDKLVIEMETNGTIDPEEAIRRAATILAEQLEAFVDLRDVRQPEVKEEKPEFDPILLRPVDDLELTVRSANCLKAEAIHYIGDLVQRTEVELLKTPNLGKKSLTEIKDVLASRGLSLGMRLENWPPASIADE comes from the coding sequence ATGCAGGGTTCTGTGACAGAGTTTCTAAAACCGCGCCTGGTAGATATCGAGCAAGTCAGTTCGACGCACGCCAAGGTGACCCTTGAGCCGTTAGAGCGTGGCTTTGGCCATACTCTTGGCAACGCACTGCGCCGTATTCTGCTTTCATCTATGCCGGGTTGCGCGGTGACCGAGGTTGAGATTGATGGTGTACTACATGAGTACAGCACCAAAGAAGGCGTACAGGAAGATATCCTGGAGATCTTGCTCAACCTGAAAGGGCTGGCGGTGAGAGTTCAAGGGAAAGATGAAGTTATTCTTACCCTGAATAAATCTGGCATTGGCCCTGTGACCGCTGCCGACATTACCCATGATGGTGATGTCGAAATCGTCAAGCCGCAGCACGTTATCTGCCACCTGACCGATGAAAACGCTGCTATCAGCATGCGTATCAAAGTTCAGCGCGGTCGTGGTTATGTGCCGGCTTCTGCCCGAATTCATTCGGAAGAAGATGAGCGCCCGATTGGTCGTCTGTTGGTTGACGCCTGCTATAGCCCTGTAGAGCGTATTGCCTACAATGTTGAAGCAGCGCGTGTAGAACAGCGTACCGACCTGGACAAGCTGGTCATCGAGATGGAAACCAATGGCACGATCGATCCTGAAGAGGCGATCCGCCGTGCGGCAACCATTCTGGCTGAACAACTGGAAGCTTTCGTTGACCTACGTGATGTACGTCAGCCGGAAGTGAAAGAAGAGAAACCAGAGTTCGATCCGATCCTGCTGCGCCCTGTTGACGATCTGGAATTGACTGTCCGCTCTGCTAACTGCCTTAAGGCAGAAGCTATCCACTACATCGGTGATCTGGTACAGCGTACCGAGGTTGAGCTGTTGAAAACGCCTAACCTGGGTAAAAAATCTCT
- the rpsD gene encoding 30S ribosomal protein S4, translated as MARYLGPKLKLSRREGTDLFLKSGVRAIDSKCKIEQPPGQHGARKPRLSDYGVQLREKQKVRRMYGVLERQFRNYYKAATRLKGNTGENLLTLLEGRLDNVVYRMGFGATRAESRQLVSHKAVMVNGRVVNIASYQVSPNDVVSIREKAKKQSRVKASLELAEQREKPTWLEVDAAKMEGVFKRIPERTDLSADINEHLIVELYSK; from the coding sequence ATGGCAAGATATTTGGGTCCTAAGCTCAAGCTTAGCCGCCGCGAGGGCACAGACCTGTTCCTGAAGTCTGGCGTTCGCGCGATAGATTCAAAGTGCAAAATTGAACAGCCACCTGGTCAACACGGTGCGCGTAAACCGCGTCTGTCTGACTACGGTGTACAGTTACGTGAAAAGCAAAAAGTTCGCCGTATGTACGGTGTTCTGGAGCGTCAATTCCGTAACTATTACAAAGCAGCAACCCGCCTGAAAGGCAACACCGGTGAAAACCTGTTGACCCTTCTGGAAGGTCGTCTGGACAACGTAGTTTACCGTATGGGCTTCGGCGCCACTCGTGCAGAATCACGTCAGCTGGTTAGCCATAAAGCCGTTATGGTAAATGGTCGCGTTGTTAACATCGCTTCTTATCAGGTATCTCCGAATGACGTAGTCAGCATCCGCGAGAAAGCTAAAAAGCAGTCTCGTGTTAAGGCTTCTCTGGAGCTGGCTGAGCAGCGTGAAAAGCCGACTTGGCTGGAAGTTGATGCTGCGAAGATGGAAGGTGTGTTCAAACGTATTCCTGAACGTACTGATCTGTCCGCCGACATTAACGAACACCTGATCGTCGAGCTTTACTCCAAGTAA
- the rpsK gene encoding 30S ribosomal protein S11 has product MAKAPVRTRKRVRKQVSDGVAHIHASFNNTIVTITDRQGNALGWATAGGSGFRGSRKSTPFAAQVAAERCADAVKEYGIKNLEVMVKGPGPGRESTIRALNAAGFRITNITDVTPIPHNGCRPPKKRRV; this is encoded by the coding sequence ATGGCAAAGGCACCTGTTCGTACACGTAAGCGTGTAAGAAAACAAGTCTCTGACGGCGTGGCTCATATCCATGCTTCTTTCAACAACACCATTGTGACTATTACCGATCGTCAGGGTAATGCTTTGGGTTGGGCAACAGCCGGTGGTTCCGGTTTCCGTGGTTCTCGTAAGTCAACTCCGTTTGCAGCTCAGGTTGCAGCCGAGCGTTGTGCTGACGCAGTTAAAGAATACGGTATCAAGAACCTGGAAGTTATGGTCAAAGGACCTGGTCCTGGTCGTGAGTCTACTATCCGCGCTCTGAACGCGGCTGGTTTCCGCATCACTAATATTACCGATGTGACTCCGATTCCTCATAACGGTTGTCGTCCACCGAAAAAGCGTCGCGTGTAA
- the rpsM gene encoding 30S ribosomal protein S13 encodes MARIAGINIPDHKHTVIALTSIFGIGKTRSQSICAETGIAENVKISELSEEQIEQLREAVAKFTVEGDLRREVTLSIKRLMDLGTYRGLRHRRGLPVRGQRTKTNARTRKGPRKPIKK; translated from the coding sequence GTGGCCCGTATAGCAGGCATTAACATTCCTGATCATAAACATACCGTTATCGCGTTAACGTCGATCTTCGGAATCGGCAAAACTCGTTCACAGTCTATCTGTGCTGAGACGGGTATTGCTGAAAATGTTAAGATCAGTGAGCTGTCTGAAGAGCAAATTGAACAACTGCGTGAAGCAGTTGCCAAATTCACTGTTGAAGGTGATTTGCGTCGTGAAGTTACCCTGAGCATCAAGCGTCTGATGGATCTTGGTACATACCGTGGTTTACGCCATCGTCGTGGTCTGCCAGTTCGCGGTCAGCGTACTAAGACCAACGCACGTACCCGTAAGGGTCCGCGTAAACCGATCAAGAAATAA
- the rpmJ gene encoding 50S ribosomal protein L36 yields MKVRASVKKLCRNCKIVKRNGVVRVICSAEPKHKQRQG; encoded by the coding sequence ATGAAAGTTCGTGCTTCCGTCAAGAAATTATGTCGTAACTGCAAAATCGTTAAGCGTAACGGTGTCGTTCGTGTGATTTGCAGCGCCGAGCCGAAGCATAAACAGCGTCAAGGCTGA
- the secY gene encoding preprotein translocase subunit SecY, whose translation MAKQPGLDFQSAKGGLGELKRRLLFVIGALIVFRIGSFIPIPGIDATVLAKLLEQQRGTIIEMFNMFSGGALSRASIFALGIMPYISASIIIQLLTVVHPALAEIKKEGEAGRRKISQYTRYGTLVLAIFQSIGIATGLPNMPGMQGLVLNPGFAFYFTAVVSLVTGTMFLMWLGEQITERGIGNGISIIIFAGIVAGLPPAVGHTIEQARQGDLHFLLLLLVAVLVFAVTFFVVFIERGQRRIVVNYAKRQQGRRVYAAQSTHLPLKVNMAGVIPAIFASSIILFPATIASWFGGGTGWNWLTTISLYLQPGQPLYVLLYASAIIFFCFFYTALVFNPRETADNLKKSGAFVPGIRPGEQTAKYIDKVMTRLTLVGAMYITFICLIPEFMRDAMKVPFYFGGTSLLIVVVVIMDFMAQVQTLMMSSQYESALKKANLKGYNR comes from the coding sequence ATGGCTAAGCAACCAGGATTAGATTTTCAAAGTGCTAAAGGCGGACTCGGTGAGCTGAAGCGCAGACTTTTGTTTGTTATCGGCGCGCTGATTGTTTTCCGCATTGGCTCTTTCATTCCGATTCCTGGTATCGATGCCACTGTGCTTGCCAAACTGCTCGAACAGCAGAGAGGCACCATCATTGAAATGTTTAACATGTTCTCTGGTGGTGCTCTCAGCCGTGCTTCTATTTTTGCTCTGGGGATCATGCCGTACATTTCGGCCTCGATCATTATCCAGTTACTGACGGTGGTTCACCCAGCGTTGGCGGAAATCAAGAAAGAAGGGGAGGCTGGCCGTCGCAAGATTAGCCAGTACACCCGCTACGGTACGCTGGTGTTGGCCATATTCCAGTCGATCGGTATTGCTACCGGTCTGCCGAATATGCCTGGTATGCAGGGCCTGGTGTTAAACCCAGGCTTTGCGTTCTACTTTACTGCGGTTGTGAGTCTGGTTACCGGGACAATGTTCCTGATGTGGCTGGGCGAGCAGATTACTGAGCGTGGTATCGGTAACGGTATCTCAATCATTATCTTCGCGGGTATTGTGGCGGGTCTTCCGCCGGCAGTTGGCCATACTATTGAGCAAGCTCGGCAAGGCGACCTGCACTTCCTCTTGTTGCTGTTGGTTGCAGTATTAGTGTTTGCAGTAACCTTCTTCGTTGTTTTCATTGAACGTGGTCAACGTCGTATCGTCGTTAACTATGCGAAACGTCAACAGGGTCGTCGTGTTTACGCAGCACAGAGCACACACTTACCGTTGAAAGTGAACATGGCAGGGGTAATCCCGGCAATCTTCGCTTCCAGCATTATTCTGTTCCCTGCCACGATTGCATCATGGTTTGGGGGCGGTACCGGTTGGAACTGGCTGACAACGATTTCGCTGTATTTGCAGCCTGGACAACCGCTTTATGTGTTACTCTATGCGTCTGCAATCATCTTCTTCTGTTTCTTCTACACGGCGTTGGTTTTCAACCCGCGTGAAACAGCAGATAACCTGAAGAAGTCCGGTGCCTTCGTACCAGGAATTCGTCCGGGAGAGCAAACGGCGAAATATATCGATAAAGTGATGACGCGTTTAACCCTGGTGGGCGCGATGTACATTACTTTCATCTGCCTGATCCCGGAGTTCATGCGTGATGCAATGAAAGTACCATTCTACTTTGGTGGTACCTCGCTACTGATCGTGGTTGTCGTCATCATGGACTTTATGGCTCAAGTGCAAACTCTGATGATGTCAAGTCAGTACGAGTCTGCATTGAAGAAAGCAAACCTGAAAGGCTATAACCGCTAA
- the rplO gene encoding 50S ribosomal protein L15 has translation MRLNTLSPAEGAKHAPKRVGRGIGSGLGKTAGRGHKGQNSRSGGGVRRGFEGGQMPLYRRLPKFGFTSRKAMITAEVRLSELALVEGDVIDLNTLKAANVVGTQIEFAKVMLSGEITRPVTLRGLRVTKGARVAIEAAGGKIEE, from the coding sequence ATGCGTTTAAATACTCTGTCTCCGGCTGAAGGTGCCAAGCATGCGCCTAAGCGTGTAGGTCGTGGTATTGGTTCTGGCCTGGGTAAAACCGCCGGTCGTGGTCACAAAGGTCAGAACTCACGTTCTGGCGGTGGCGTACGTCGTGGGTTTGAAGGTGGTCAGATGCCTTTATATCGTCGTTTGCCGAAATTCGGCTTCACCTCTCGCAAAGCTATGATCACGGCAGAAGTTCGTCTGTCTGAACTGGCTCTTGTTGAAGGCGACGTAATCGACCTGAACACGCTGAAAGCCGCTAACGTTGTTGGTACCCAGATCGAGTTCGCGAAAGTTATGCTTTCTGGCGAAATCACTCGTCCGGTTACCCTGCGTGGTCTGCGTGTCACCAAAGGCGCTCGTGTTGCTATCGAGGCTGCTGGCGGTAAAATTGAGGAATAA
- the rpmD gene encoding 50S ribosomal protein L30 translates to MAKTIKVTQVRSSIGRLPKHKATLLGLGLRRIGHTVEREDTPAVRGMINLVSYMVKVEE, encoded by the coding sequence ATGGCTAAGACTATCAAAGTTACACAAGTTCGCAGCTCCATTGGCCGTCTGCCGAAGCATAAAGCTACACTGCTCGGTCTGGGTCTGCGTCGTATTGGTCACACCGTAGAGCGCGAGGATACTCCTGCTGTACGCGGTATGATCAACCTGGTTTCCTACATGGTTAAGGTTGAGGAGTAA
- the rpsE gene encoding 30S ribosomal protein S5 — MAHIEKQAGELQEKLIAVNRVSKTVKGGRIFSFTALTVVGDGNGRVGFGYGKAREVPAAIQKAMEKARRNMMNVALNGGTLQHPVKGAHTGSRVFMQPAHEGTGIIAGGAMRAVLEVAGVHNVLAKAYGSTNPINVVRATIDALANMKSPEMVAAKRGKSVADILG, encoded by the coding sequence ATGGCTCACATCGAAAAACAAGCTGGCGAACTGCAGGAAAAGCTGATCGCGGTAAACCGCGTATCTAAAACCGTAAAAGGTGGCCGTATTTTCAGCTTTACCGCACTGACAGTAGTTGGTGATGGTAACGGTCGCGTTGGTTTTGGCTACGGCAAAGCACGCGAAGTTCCAGCAGCGATCCAGAAAGCGATGGAAAAAGCCCGTCGCAACATGATGAATGTCGCGCTGAACGGCGGCACCCTGCAGCACCCTGTTAAAGGTGCTCATACGGGTTCCCGTGTGTTCATGCAGCCAGCTCATGAAGGTACCGGTATCATCGCGGGTGGTGCAATGCGCGCCGTTCTCGAAGTTGCTGGGGTGCACAACGTACTGGCTAAAGCTTATGGTTCCACCAACCCGATCAACGTGGTTCGTGCAACTATCGACGCTTTGGCTAATATGAAGTCTCCTGAAATGGTCGCTGCCAAGCGTGGTAAATCCGTTGCAGACATTCTGGGGTAA
- the rplR gene encoding 50S ribosomal protein L18, with protein sequence MDKKSARIRRATRARRKLKELGATRLVVHRTPRHIYAQVIAPNGSEVLVAASTLEKAITEQLKYSGNKDAAAAVGKALAERALEKGIAKVSFDRSGFQYHGRVQALADAAREAGLQF encoded by the coding sequence ATGGATAAGAAATCTGCTCGTATCCGTCGTGCGACCCGCGCACGCCGTAAGCTCAAAGAACTGGGTGCAACCCGCCTGGTGGTACATCGTACCCCGCGTCACATTTACGCACAGGTCATTGCTCCTAATGGTTCTGAAGTTCTGGTAGCCGCTTCTACTTTAGAAAAAGCTATCACTGAGCAATTGAAGTACTCCGGTAACAAAGACGCAGCAGCAGCCGTAGGTAAAGCTCTGGCTGAGCGCGCGTTGGAAAAAGGGATTGCGAAAGTATCCTTTGACCGTTCCGGTTTCCAATATCATGGTCGAGTCCAGGCACTGGCAGATGCTGCCCGTGAAGCTGGCCTTCAGTTCTAA
- the rplF gene encoding 50S ribosomal protein L6, giving the protein MSRVAKAPVVIPAGVEVKLNGQVISVKGKNGELTRTVHDAVEVKQEANALTFAPREGFANAWAQAGTTRALLNAMVVGVTEGFTKKLQLVGVGYRAAVKGNVVNLALGFSHPIDHQLPAGITAECPSQTEIVLKGADKQVIGQVAADLRAYRRPEPYKGKGVRYADEVVRTKEAKKK; this is encoded by the coding sequence ATGTCTCGTGTTGCAAAAGCACCCGTCGTCATTCCTGCCGGCGTAGAGGTAAAACTCAACGGTCAGGTTATTTCGGTTAAGGGTAAGAACGGCGAGCTGACTCGTACAGTCCATGACGCCGTTGAAGTGAAGCAAGAAGCTAACGCACTGACTTTCGCCCCGCGCGAAGGTTTTGCTAACGCATGGGCCCAAGCGGGTACCACGCGCGCTCTGCTGAACGCAATGGTTGTCGGTGTTACCGAAGGTTTCACCAAGAAGCTTCAACTGGTAGGTGTTGGTTATCGTGCTGCTGTTAAAGGCAACGTGGTGAATTTAGCCCTGGGCTTCTCTCACCCAATCGATCACCAGCTGCCAGCAGGTATTACTGCTGAATGCCCAAGCCAAACTGAAATCGTGCTGAAAGGCGCTGATAAGCAGGTTATTGGCCAGGTTGCTGCAGATCTGCGTGCCTACCGCCGTCCTGAGCCTTATAAAGGCAAGGGTGTCCGTTACGCCGACGAAGTCGTGCGTACCAAAGAGGCTAAGAAGAAGTAA
- the rpsH gene encoding 30S ribosomal protein S8 encodes MSMQDPIADMLTRIRNGQAANKVAVTMPSSKLKVAIANVLKEEGFIEDFKIEGDTKPVLELVLKYFQGKAVVESIQRISRPGLRIYKKKDALPKVMAGLGIAVISTSKGVMTDRAARQAGLGGEIICYVA; translated from the coding sequence ATGAGCATGCAAGATCCGATCGCGGATATGCTGACCCGTATCCGTAACGGTCAAGCCGCGAACAAAGTTGCGGTCACCATGCCTTCCTCCAAGCTGAAAGTGGCAATTGCCAACGTGCTGAAGGAAGAAGGTTTTATTGAAGATTTCAAAATTGAAGGCGACACCAAGCCTGTTCTGGAACTGGTACTGAAGTACTTCCAGGGTAAGGCAGTGGTAGAAAGCATTCAGCGTATCAGTCGTCCAGGTCTGCGCATCTATAAGAAAAAAGATGCACTGCCAAAAGTTATGGCCGGTCTGGGTATCGCTGTTATTTCTACCTCTAAAGGTGTTATGACCGATCGTGCAGCTCGCCAAGCTGGTCTTGGTGGCGAGATTATCTGCTACGTAGCTTAA
- the rpsN gene encoding 30S ribosomal protein S14, producing MAKQSMKAREVVRVKLADKYRAKREELKAIISGVNSSDEDRWDAVLKLQSLPRDSSPSRQRKRCRQTGRPHGYVGKFGLSRIKLREAAMRGEVPGLKKASW from the coding sequence ATGGCTAAGCAATCAATGAAAGCACGCGAAGTCGTTCGCGTGAAACTGGCTGACAAGTACCGCGCTAAACGCGAGGAATTGAAAGCTATCATTTCTGGTGTGAACTCTTCTGACGAAGATCGTTGGGATGCTGTTCTCAAGCTCCAGTCTCTGCCGCGTGATTCCAGCCCGTCTCGTCAGCGTAAACGCTGCCGTCAAACTGGCCGTCCACATGGTTATGTGGGCAAATTCGGGTTGAGCCGTATCAAGCTACGTGAAGCCGCTATGCGCGGTGAAGTACCAGGCTTGAAAAAGGCTAGCTGGTAA
- the rplE gene encoding 50S ribosomal protein L5, with translation MAKLHDYYKDEVVKQLMSQFDYNSVMQVPRVEKITLNMGVGEAIADKKLLDNAAADLAAISGQKPFITKARKSVAGFKIRQGYPIGCKVTLRGERMWEFFERLISIAVPRIRDFRGLSAKSFDGRGNYSMGVREQIIFPEIDYDKVDRVRGLDITITTSAKSDDEGRALLAAFNFPFRK, from the coding sequence ATGGCGAAACTGCATGATTACTACAAAGACGAGGTAGTCAAACAACTGATGTCTCAGTTTGATTACAACTCTGTCATGCAAGTCCCTCGGGTCGAGAAGATCACCCTGAATATGGGTGTTGGTGAAGCGATCGCTGACAAGAAACTGCTGGATAATGCAGCAGCTGACTTGGCAGCAATCTCCGGTCAAAAGCCGTTCATCACCAAAGCACGCAAATCTGTTGCAGGCTTCAAAATCCGCCAGGGCTATCCGATCGGCTGTAAAGTAACTCTGCGTGGCGAACGCATGTGGGAGTTCTTTGAGCGTCTGATTTCCATTGCTGTTCCACGTATCCGTGACTTCCGTGGCTTGTCCGCTAAGTCATTCGATGGCCGTGGAAACTACAGCATGGGTGTGCGTGAGCAAATCATCTTCCCAGAAATCGACTACGACAAAGTCGATCGCGTTCGTGGTTTGGATATTACCATTACCACTTCTGCGAAATCTGATGATGAAGGCCGCGCGCTGTTGGCTGCTTTTAACTTCCCGTTCCGCAAGTAA
- the rplX gene encoding 50S ribosomal protein L24 produces the protein MAAKIRRDDEVIVLTGKDKGKRGKVKNVLSAGKVIVEGINLVKKHQKPVPALNQPGGIVEKEAAIQVSNIALFNSATGKADRVGFRFEDGKKVRFFKSNSETIK, from the coding sequence ATGGCAGCGAAAATCCGTCGTGATGACGAAGTTATCGTGCTTACCGGGAAAGACAAAGGTAAACGCGGTAAAGTAAAAAATGTCCTGTCTGCTGGTAAGGTCATTGTTGAAGGTATCAACCTGGTTAAGAAACATCAGAAGCCGGTCCCGGCCCTGAACCAACCAGGTGGCATTGTTGAAAAAGAAGCTGCTATTCAGGTTTCCAACATTGCGCTGTTCAACTCGGCTACCGGTAAGGCTGACCGTGTAGGCTTTAGATTCGAAGACGGCAAAAAAGTCCGTTTCTTCAAATCAAATAGCGAAACTATCAAGTAA
- the rplN gene encoding 50S ribosomal protein L14, giving the protein MIQEQTMLNVADNSGARRVMCIKVLGGSHRRYAGIGDVIKITIKEAIPRGKVKKGDVLKAVVVRTKKGVRRPDGSVIRFDGNACVILNNNSEQPIGTRIFGPVTRELRNEKFMKIISLAPEVL; this is encoded by the coding sequence ATGATCCAAGAACAGACTATGCTGAACGTGGCCGACAACTCCGGTGCACGTCGCGTAATGTGTATCAAGGTTCTAGGTGGCTCGCACCGTCGCTACGCAGGCATCGGCGACGTCATCAAAATTACCATCAAGGAAGCAATTCCTCGCGGTAAGGTGAAGAAAGGCGATGTGCTGAAGGCGGTAGTGGTGCGCACCAAGAAGGGTGTACGTCGCCCGGACGGTTCTGTCATTCGCTTCGATGGTAATGCATGCGTTATTTTAAACAATAACAGCGAGCAACCTATCGGTACGCGTATTTTTGGGCCGGTAACTCGTGAACTGCGTAATGAGAAGTTCATGAAAATTATCTCTCTGGCACCAGAAGTACTCTAA
- the rpsQ gene encoding 30S ribosomal protein S17 — protein MTDIIRTLQGRVVSDKMEKSMVVAIERTVKHPIYGKFIKRTTKLHVHDENNECGIGDVVEIRECRPLSKTKSWTLVRIVDKAIL, from the coding sequence ATGACTGATATTATCCGTACTCTGCAAGGTCGTGTTGTTAGTGACAAAATGGAGAAATCCATGGTTGTTGCTATCGAACGTACGGTGAAGCACCCGATCTACGGGAAATTCATCAAGCGTACGACTAAGCTGCATGTACATGATGAGAACAACGAATGTGGTATCGGTGACGTGGTAGAAATCCGCGAATGCCGTCCACTGTCCAAGACTAAGTCATGGACGTTGGTTCGCATTGTAGATAAAGCGATTCTGTAA
- the rpmC gene encoding 50S ribosomal protein L29 produces MKAQELREKSVEELNTELLNLLREQFNLRMQAASGQLQQTHLLKQVRRNVARVKTLLTEKAGA; encoded by the coding sequence ATGAAAGCACAAGAGCTGCGTGAAAAAAGTGTTGAAGAGCTGAACACTGAGCTGCTCAACCTGCTGCGTGAGCAATTCAACTTACGCATGCAGGCGGCGAGTGGCCAACTGCAACAAACTCACCTGTTGAAACAAGTGCGTCGTAATGTCGCACGCGTTAAGACTTTACTGACTGAAAAGGCGGGTGCGTAA
- the rplP gene encoding 50S ribosomal protein L16 translates to MLQPKRTKFRKVHKGRNRGLAQGTDVSFGTFGLKAVGRGRLTARQIEAARRAMTRAVKRQGKIWIRVFPDKPITEKPLEVRMGKGKGNVEYWVALIQPGKVLYEMDGVPEEVAREAFKLAAAKLPIKTTFVTKTVM, encoded by the coding sequence ATGTTACAACCAAAGCGTACAAAATTCCGTAAGGTGCACAAGGGCCGCAACCGTGGTCTGGCGCAAGGTACGGATGTTAGCTTCGGCACTTTCGGTCTGAAAGCTGTTGGCCGTGGCCGTCTGACTGCTCGTCAAATCGAAGCAGCTCGTCGTGCAATGACTCGTGCAGTGAAGCGTCAAGGTAAGATTTGGATCCGTGTATTCCCGGACAAACCAATCACCGAGAAGCCTCTTGAAGTGCGTATGGGTAAAGGTAAGGGTAACGTGGAATATTGGGTTGCCCTGATCCAACCTGGCAAAGTCCTGTACGAAATGGACGGCGTTCCAGAAGAAGTCGCCCGTGAAGCGTTCAAGCTGGCAGCAGCTAAACTGCCGATCAAAACCACCTTTGTAACTAAGACGGTGATGTAA
- the rpsC gene encoding 30S ribosomal protein S3, with amino-acid sequence MGQKVHPNGIRLGIVKPWNSTWYANTKEFADNLDSDFKVRQFLTKELAKASVSRIVIERPAKSIRVTIHTARPGIVIGKKGEDVEKLRKVVADIAGVPAQINIAEVRKPELDAKLVADSITSQLERRVMFRRAMKRAVQNAMRLGAKGIKVEVSGRLGGAEIARTEWYREGRVPLHTLRADIDYNTSEAHTTYGVIGVKVWIFKGEILGGMAAVEQPEPAAQPKKQQRKGRK; translated from the coding sequence ATGGGTCAGAAAGTACATCCTAATGGTATTCGCCTGGGTATTGTCAAACCTTGGAACTCTACTTGGTATGCGAATACCAAAGAATTCGCTGACAACCTGGACAGCGACTTTAAAGTTCGCCAATTCTTGACTAAAGAACTGGCGAAAGCTTCCGTTTCTCGCATCGTTATCGAGCGTCCAGCGAAGAGCATCCGTGTGACTATTCACACCGCTCGTCCTGGCATCGTTATCGGCAAGAAAGGTGAAGATGTCGAAAAACTGCGTAAGGTCGTAGCGGATATCGCTGGCGTTCCTGCGCAAATTAACATCGCCGAAGTCCGTAAACCGGAACTGGACGCAAAATTGGTTGCTGACAGCATCACTTCACAGCTGGAACGTCGCGTTATGTTCCGTCGTGCTATGAAGCGTGCTGTACAGAACGCAATGCGTCTTGGCGCTAAAGGTATCAAAGTTGAAGTAAGCGGCCGTCTTGGCGGTGCTGAAATCGCGCGTACCGAATGGTACCGTGAAGGTCGTGTTCCGTTGCATACACTGCGTGCGGATATCGATTACAACACATCTGAAGCGCACACCACTTATGGTGTAATCGGCGTTAAGGTATGGATCTTCAAAGGTGAGATCCTGGGTGGTATGGCTGCAGTTGAACAACCGGAACCGGCTGCTCAACCTAAAAAGCAGCAGCGTAAAGGCCGCAAGTAA
- the rplV gene encoding 50S ribosomal protein L22 — METIAKHRHARSSAQKVRLVADLIRGKKVSQALETLAYTNKKAAGLVKKVLESAIANAEHNDGADIDDLKVTKIFVDEGPSMKRIMPRAKGRADRILKRTSHITVVVSDR; from the coding sequence ATGGAAACTATCGCTAAACATCGCCACGCTCGTTCTTCTGCTCAGAAGGTTCGCCTTGTTGCAGACCTGATCCGCGGTAAGAAAGTGTCGCAAGCTCTGGAAACTCTGGCCTACACCAACAAGAAAGCTGCTGGTCTGGTCAAGAAAGTGCTGGAGTCTGCCATTGCTAACGCAGAACACAACGATGGCGCTGACATCGATGATCTGAAAGTCACGAAAATCTTCGTAGACGAAGGCCCAAGCATGAAGCGCATTATGCCTCGTGCAAAAGGTCGTGCAGATCGCATCCTGAAGCGCACCAGCCACATTACTGTGGTTGTGTCCGATCGCTGA
- the rpsS gene encoding 30S ribosomal protein S19 translates to MPRSLKKGPFIDLHLLKKVEKAVESGDKKPLRTWSRRSTIFPNMIGLTIAVHNGRQHVPVFVSDEMVGHKLGEFAPTRTYRGHAADKKAKKR, encoded by the coding sequence ATGCCACGTTCTCTCAAGAAAGGTCCTTTTATTGACCTGCACTTGCTGAAGAAGGTAGAGAAAGCGGTGGAAAGCGGTGACAAGAAGCCTTTGCGCACTTGGTCCCGTCGTTCAACGATCTTTCCTAACATGATCGGTTTGACCATCGCTGTCCATAATGGTCGTCAGCACGTACCAGTATTTGTTTCCGATGAAATGGTCGGTCACAAACTGGGTGAATTCGCGCCGACTCGTACTTATCGCGGCCATGCGGCTGATAAAAAAGCTAAAAAGCGCTAA